A genomic stretch from Lysobacter soyae includes:
- the azu gene encoding azurin — protein MAAVLCAALVVGCQRENRVVDAGAHAAETSGGGSSNASANVNMPPENPPDDVAPEAGESAAVEAAPIAAGPAVDPARCETDISAGDTLAFDKSSIDIPTGCDSFTLTLHHTGSYPVTVMGHNLVITKMADIDAVAKNSLGAGPYRQYVEPSDKRVITRSKVIGGGKTVELKIDVAKLRAAGGGFGYFCSFPGHAHGMRGQINLVQPAA, from the coding sequence GTGGCGGCAGTTCTTTGTGCCGCTCTTGTCGTGGGATGTCAGCGCGAAAATCGCGTGGTCGATGCCGGTGCGCATGCGGCTGAAACCAGCGGCGGCGGTTCGAGCAACGCCAGCGCCAACGTCAACATGCCGCCGGAAAACCCGCCGGATGACGTCGCGCCGGAAGCCGGGGAGTCCGCCGCGGTGGAGGCCGCGCCGATCGCCGCCGGACCCGCAGTGGACCCGGCGCGCTGCGAAACGGACATCAGTGCGGGCGACACACTGGCCTTCGACAAATCGTCCATCGACATCCCGACGGGTTGCGATTCATTCACCCTCACCCTGCATCACACGGGCAGCTATCCGGTCACCGTGATGGGCCACAATCTCGTGATCACCAAGATGGCTGACATTGATGCCGTCGCGAAGAACAGCTTGGGCGCCGGCCCGTATCGCCAATATGTCGAGCCCAGCGACAAGCGCGTCATTACCCGCAGCAAAGTCATTGGCGGCGGCAAAACGGTCGAGCTCAAGATCGACGTCGCCAAGTTGCGCGCGGCGGGCGGCGGATTCGGTTACTTCTGCAGTTTCCCGGGCCACGCGCACGGCATGAGAGGTCAAATCAATCTGGTCCAACCGGCGGCGTAA
- a CDS encoding heme ABC transporter permease, producing MNPIVLWFHKLGSPPYFDAFAKRWAPWCHLLGFVLMAVGVYQGLFVVPADYQQSDSARILYIHVPAAWMSIGVYLGMAIYAAIAQIWRIKLCEVLAMACAPIGAGYTIVTLVTGSIWGKPMWGTWWSWDPRLTTELILLFMYFGVMGLYAAIEDRRQAARTAGFLAMVGVVLLPIIRYSVNWWDSLHQGQTVSVFGQSKLDDSMAAPLWWVVIGIHIWFGGSLLLRARADNLERESGKSWVAKSAGGAE from the coding sequence ATGAATCCCATCGTTCTTTGGTTCCACAAACTCGGTTCTCCGCCCTATTTCGATGCGTTCGCAAAGCGCTGGGCGCCTTGGTGCCACCTGCTCGGCTTCGTCCTGATGGCGGTCGGCGTCTACCAAGGCCTGTTTGTGGTGCCGGCCGACTATCAGCAAAGCGATAGCGCCCGAATTTTGTATATCCATGTCCCGGCGGCATGGATGAGCATCGGCGTCTATCTCGGCATGGCCATTTATGCCGCCATCGCACAAATTTGGCGCATCAAACTGTGTGAGGTGCTGGCCATGGCCTGCGCGCCGATCGGCGCCGGCTACACCATCGTCACTTTGGTGACGGGATCGATCTGGGGCAAACCGATGTGGGGGACGTGGTGGAGCTGGGATCCCCGGCTCACCACCGAATTGATTTTGCTGTTCATGTATTTCGGTGTGATGGGCTTGTACGCCGCGATTGAAGACCGTCGCCAAGCGGCCCGAACCGCCGGCTTTCTTGCCATGGTCGGCGTTGTTCTGCTTCCGATCATCCGCTATTCGGTGAACTGGTGGGATTCGCTTCACCAAGGACAAACGGTCAGCGTTTTCGGGCAATCCAAACTCGATGACAGCATGGCCGCGCCGTTGTGGTGGGTCGTGATCGGGATTCATATATGGTTCGGCGGTTCCCTGCTGTTGCGTGCGCGCGCAGACAATCTTGAACGCGAAAGCGGCAAGTCGTGGGTGGCCAAATCGGCCGGCGGTGCCGAATGA
- the ccmD gene encoding heme exporter protein CcmD produces MKYLEYIVAAYAVFFAFLAWDLLAPLIRARKAIRAARLRIKRESSRKQPAGKP; encoded by the coding sequence ATGAAGTACCTCGAATACATCGTCGCCGCTTACGCCGTTTTCTTTGCGTTCCTTGCATGGGATCTGCTTGCACCGCTCATCCGTGCGAGAAAGGCCATTCGCGCCGCGCGCCTCAGAATCAAACGCGAATCTTCGCGCAAACAACCCGCCGGAAAACCATGA
- the ccmE gene encoding cytochrome c maturation protein CcmE, which translates to MNPLRRRRLAVVLLVLIAAGIVAALAAFALQRNVSYLYTPSEVLKGAAGEHARFRLGGMVAAGSVKRTAGTLEAHFVVDDGDARMPVVYTGILPDLFREKQAVVATGSMKNGVFVADEVLAKHDETYMPKEVADKMGAAHKKHDVKAAASPSGDPLQ; encoded by the coding sequence ATGAATCCCTTACGACGTCGACGTCTCGCTGTTGTCTTGCTTGTTTTGATTGCCGCCGGCATCGTTGCGGCGCTTGCCGCGTTCGCATTGCAACGCAATGTTTCCTATCTGTACACGCCCAGTGAAGTATTGAAGGGCGCCGCCGGCGAGCATGCACGTTTCCGATTGGGTGGCATGGTCGCGGCAGGTTCGGTCAAACGCACTGCCGGGACGCTTGAAGCACATTTCGTCGTGGATGATGGCGATGCCCGGATGCCCGTTGTGTACACCGGCATCCTGCCGGACCTTTTCCGCGAAAAGCAGGCCGTCGTGGCGACCGGCAGTATGAAAAACGGCGTGTTCGTTGCCGATGAAGTTTTGGCGAAACACGACGAAACCTATATGCCCAAAGAAGTCGCCGACAAAATGGGTGCCGCACACAAGAAACATGACGTCAAAGCCGCGGCGTCGCCTTCAGGAGATCCCCTGCAATGA
- a CDS encoding DsbE family thiol:disulfide interchange protein: MNVKGWLPFAVFLALGALLAAGVWMSKRADRDALPSPLIGKKAPDFALKNLFNPEQTVTLKDLKGAPFVLNVWGSWCVACREEHPALSAFAETKRVRVVGYNWKDEPADAKRWLEQLGNPFFLVLSDVEGKTAIDLGVYGAPETYLIDAQGFVRWKHVGSLNDTLIRDELLPALSRAEQDAR, from the coding sequence ATGAATGTGAAGGGCTGGTTGCCATTCGCCGTTTTCCTGGCGCTCGGCGCACTGCTGGCTGCCGGTGTCTGGATGAGCAAACGCGCCGATCGCGACGCCCTGCCCTCGCCGCTGATCGGCAAGAAGGCGCCCGACTTCGCCCTGAAAAACTTGTTCAACCCCGAACAAACGGTGACCTTGAAAGACTTGAAAGGCGCACCGTTTGTGCTCAATGTTTGGGGTAGCTGGTGTGTTGCATGCCGTGAGGAACATCCGGCCTTGTCCGCCTTCGCAGAGACCAAGCGGGTCCGCGTTGTCGGCTACAACTGGAAAGATGAGCCAGCCGATGCCAAACGTTGGCTGGAACAGTTGGGCAATCCGTTCTTCCTGGTGCTGTCGGACGTCGAGGGCAAGACCGCGATCGATTTGGGCGTTTATGGCGCACCCGAAACCTATTTGATCGATGCACAAGGCTTTGTCCGTTGGAAACACGTCGGTTCGTTGAACGACACTTTGATTCGTGACGAATTGTTGCCTGCGCTGTCGCGGGCAGAACAAGACGCGCGCTGA
- the metX gene encoding homoserine O-acetyltransferase MetX, translating into MTEFAPPATRYFALPSPFPMHRGGVLQQARVAYETWGQLNADASNAILILTGLSPSAHAASSADDPQPGWWEPIIGPGKAIDTDRWFVVCVNHLGSCKGSTGAASIDPETGAAYRLTFPDLSVEDMGEAAYALMQGLGVSQLACLVGCSMGAMAALALLVQHPDFSRSHINACGAARALPFSIAVRSLQREAIRLDPHWQEGQYDDANYPDTGMRLARKLGVITYRSSLEWNGRFGRVRMDEVDTDTPFSAEFVVESYLDGHADRFAHFFDPNCYLYLGRAMDWFDIGEHAIDPHPQVHCEANVVAALSRTRVGKALVLGAITDILFPIPQQEEIAAGLAASGADVRFHAVPSEQGHDAFLVDHERFGALIGAFLKEIV; encoded by the coding sequence ATGACTGAATTCGCGCCACCGGCGACGCGTTATTTCGCACTGCCCTCGCCCTTTCCCATGCACCGCGGCGGCGTCTTGCAGCAAGCGCGCGTCGCCTACGAAACATGGGGGCAGCTCAACGCAGATGCGTCGAATGCCATCCTGATCTTGACCGGTCTGTCACCCAGCGCCCATGCAGCATCGTCGGCTGATGATCCACAACCCGGTTGGTGGGAGCCGATCATCGGGCCCGGCAAAGCCATCGACACGGATCGTTGGTTTGTCGTCTGCGTCAATCATTTGGGCTCTTGCAAGGGTTCGACCGGCGCCGCGTCGATCGACCCTGAGACAGGAGCCGCCTACCGGTTGACCTTCCCCGACTTGTCTGTCGAAGACATGGGTGAAGCGGCGTATGCCCTGATGCAAGGGCTGGGCGTTTCCCAACTCGCCTGCTTGGTGGGCTGTTCGATGGGCGCCATGGCTGCCCTTGCTTTGCTCGTCCAACATCCGGACTTCAGCAGAAGTCATATCAACGCTTGTGGCGCGGCGCGTGCCCTGCCGTTTTCCATTGCCGTCCGATCATTGCAACGGGAGGCCATCCGCTTGGATCCCCATTGGCAGGAAGGGCAGTATGACGATGCGAATTACCCGGACACCGGGATGCGTTTGGCCCGAAAACTCGGCGTCATCACCTACCGCTCCTCCTTGGAATGGAACGGCCGTTTCGGCCGCGTCCGCATGGACGAAGTGGATACCGACACACCGTTTTCGGCAGAATTCGTCGTCGAGTCCTATTTGGACGGTCATGCCGATCGCTTCGCGCACTTCTTCGACCCGAATTGCTACTTGTATTTGGGTCGTGCCATGGATTGGTTCGATATCGGCGAGCACGCCATTGATCCGCATCCGCAAGTGCACTGTGAAGCAAACGTAGTCGCTGCGCTGTCGCGAACCCGTGTCGGCAAAGCCTTGGTCTTGGGGGCGATCACCGACATCCTGTTCCCGATTCCGCAGCAGGAGGAGATCGCTGCGGGGTTGGCGGCGTCCGGCGCCGATGTGCGCTTCCATGCCGTGCCCTCGGAACAAGGCCACGACGCATTTTTGGTCGATCATGAAAGATTCGGTGCATTGATAGGTGCGTTTCTGAAAGAGATCGTGTAA
- a CDS encoding S-methyl-5'-thioinosine phosphorylase, which translates to MNDLFDIAIIGGTGVYALADLANAEAHQPVTPYGKPSGPVRVGEMAGKRVGFLARHGEGHSIPPHKINYRANLTALKALGAKQVIALNTVGGITEAFGPRVLACADQVIDYTWGRISTLSEEPGSDVLHVDFGDPYTPSLRQSLLAAASRAGIPLVDHGCYGATQGPRLETRAEIARMRRDGCDLVGMTGMPEAGLARELGLDYACLAIVANWAAGCGPTPDEVITMEDVLANVHAATAHVTPLLNTWLASA; encoded by the coding sequence ATGAACGATTTGTTTGATATTGCCATCATCGGCGGTACCGGTGTTTATGCATTGGCGGATCTGGCCAATGCGGAGGCGCATCAGCCCGTCACGCCCTATGGCAAGCCTTCCGGGCCCGTTCGAGTCGGCGAAATGGCCGGAAAACGCGTGGGCTTTTTGGCACGTCATGGCGAAGGGCATTCGATACCGCCACATAAAATCAACTACCGCGCCAACCTGACCGCACTGAAAGCCTTGGGTGCGAAGCAAGTCATTGCGTTGAACACGGTGGGCGGGATTACCGAGGCATTCGGTCCGCGCGTGTTGGCCTGTGCCGACCAAGTGATCGACTACACCTGGGGGCGCATTTCCACCTTGAGCGAAGAGCCCGGCAGCGACGTCCTGCATGTGGATTTCGGCGATCCGTATACGCCTTCATTGCGGCAGTCCTTGTTGGCGGCGGCCAGTCGCGCCGGAATTCCGTTGGTGGACCACGGCTGCTACGGGGCGACCCAGGGTCCACGCTTGGAGACGCGTGCGGAAATTGCACGGATGCGGCGCGATGGTTGTGACCTGGTCGGCATGACCGGCATGCCGGAAGCGGGGCTGGCGCGTGAGTTGGGCTTGGATTATGCCTGTTTGGCCATCGTGGCGAATTGGGCGGCAGGTTGCGGCCCAACGCCGGACGAAGTGATCACCATGGAAGACGTGCTCGCAAACGTGCACGCGGCCACGGCGCATGTCACGCCACTGCTGAATACTTGGTTGGCATCCGCCTGA
- a CDS encoding hypoxanthine-guanine phosphoribosyltransferase, with protein sequence MSYPRPALNEALERSDVVHDANTIADAVKEMAAHIADEYRDDVQAPLFITVMNGGMPFAADLAMALGDEGVDVEFEYLHATRYRGETSGGARLAWLHRPQTALRDRRVLLVDDILDEGHTMLAVKRWCEDQGAADVRIAVAAVKLHDRCAEGIEADFVGLEVPDAYVFGYGMDYHEQGRNLRAIYALRN encoded by the coding sequence ATGAGCTATCCCCGTCCGGCGCTCAATGAAGCCCTTGAACGTTCCGATGTCGTGCACGATGCAAACACGATTGCCGACGCAGTCAAGGAAATGGCGGCGCACATCGCTGACGAATATCGCGACGATGTCCAGGCGCCCTTGTTCATCACGGTAATGAATGGCGGCATGCCGTTCGCGGCCGACTTGGCCATGGCCCTGGGTGACGAGGGCGTGGATGTCGAGTTCGAATATCTGCACGCAACACGCTATCGGGGCGAAACATCCGGCGGTGCGCGGTTGGCTTGGCTACATCGTCCGCAAACCGCCCTGCGTGATCGTCGCGTGTTGTTGGTGGATGACATTTTGGATGAAGGCCACACCATGCTGGCGGTCAAGCGCTGGTGCGAAGATCAAGGCGCGGCCGATGTCAGGATTGCGGTAGCTGCCGTCAAATTGCATGACCGCTGTGCTGAAGGCATTGAAGCTGACTTCGTCGGTTTGGAAGTCCCTGACGCCTATGTGTTCGGTTACGGCATGGATTATCACGAACAAGGCCGCAACCTCCGCGCGATCTACGCGCTCCGCAATTGA
- the nagZ gene encoding beta-N-acetylhexosaminidase: protein MLVIGVAGKELTAQERDWLQHPACAGVILFTRNFASKAQIAELSLAIRESASRPQLICVDQEGGRVQRFREGYSALPPLEGFDALYAKNRSAALALAKEHAWLMASEILASQIDLSFAPVVDLGKGNRAIGNRAFSAAPAVVADFTRAYIEGMHAAGMAATLKHFPGHGSILEDTHFEHAVDDRPFAEIENGDLIPFVAGIDAGADAVMMAHVVYPQVAPEPAGYSPHWINEILRKQMGFRGVVFSDDIGMAGAHGVGGVKARVEAHLDAGCDVVLVCHPELVEEALVAVEGRALNTMAISGLLGRGAHAWEGLLSDTRYGNAQQALRSNLGDVA from the coding sequence ATGCTCGTCATTGGTGTTGCCGGAAAAGAACTGACTGCGCAAGAACGCGACTGGCTTCAGCACCCGGCATGTGCCGGCGTGATTTTGTTTACGCGCAATTTCGCCTCGAAGGCGCAGATTGCCGAGCTGTCCTTGGCGATTCGTGAGTCCGCTTCGCGCCCGCAGTTGATTTGCGTTGACCAAGAAGGCGGGCGGGTTCAACGCTTTCGTGAGGGCTATAGCGCGCTTCCGCCGCTGGAGGGCTTTGATGCCCTCTATGCGAAGAATCGCAGCGCGGCGCTCGCGCTAGCTAAAGAACATGCTTGGCTGATGGCCAGCGAGATTCTGGCCTCACAAATCGATCTGAGCTTTGCGCCGGTGGTGGATCTCGGCAAGGGCAATCGGGCGATTGGCAATCGTGCGTTTTCCGCGGCGCCGGCGGTGGTGGCGGATTTCACGCGGGCGTATATCGAAGGTATGCACGCCGCTGGCATGGCTGCCACGTTGAAGCACTTCCCCGGTCACGGATCCATCCTTGAAGACACGCACTTCGAGCATGCCGTTGATGATCGTCCGTTCGCAGAGATTGAAAACGGTGATCTGATTCCGTTTGTGGCCGGTATCGATGCGGGCGCGGACGCCGTGATGATGGCGCACGTGGTTTATCCGCAAGTTGCTCCGGAACCGGCCGGCTATTCGCCGCATTGGATCAACGAGATTTTGCGCAAGCAAATGGGTTTTCGCGGCGTGGTGTTTTCCGACGACATCGGCATGGCCGGTGCGCACGGTGTCGGCGGGGTGAAAGCGCGCGTCGAAGCACATTTGGATGCGGGCTGTGACGTCGTGTTGGTTTGCCATCCGGAACTGGTGGAAGAGGCGCTAGTAGCAGTGGAGGGCAGGGCTCTCAACACGATGGCGATTTCCGGCCTTTTGGGTCGCGGCGCACACGCGTGGGAAGGTCTGCTGTCCGATACGCGTTATGGCAACGCGCAGCAGGCGCTGCGTTCGAATTTGGGAGATGTGGCATGA
- a CDS encoding CYTH domain-containing protein: MGIEIERKFLLTSDAWRAQVVSSKRMAQGYLNDAAAVTLGTQNVSVRVRIEGDVAKLNIKSREAGPQRQEFEYDLPMADAEALLALCVGHRVEKVRHYIPQAELCWEIDEFSGTNAGLVVAELELPRLDAHFDKPEWLGLEVTDAPRYYNLMLAERPYSEWTAQEQANP; the protein is encoded by the coding sequence ATGGGCATCGAAATCGAACGCAAATTTTTGCTGACGTCCGACGCTTGGCGTGCTCAGGTGGTGTCGAGCAAGCGCATGGCGCAAGGCTATCTGAACGATGCCGCTGCCGTCACGCTTGGCACGCAGAATGTTTCGGTACGTGTTCGCATCGAGGGCGATGTGGCCAAGCTCAATATCAAGTCACGCGAGGCGGGTCCGCAACGGCAGGAGTTCGAATACGACTTGCCGATGGCGGACGCCGAAGCCTTGTTGGCTTTGTGTGTCGGCCACCGTGTGGAAAAGGTCCGGCATTACATCCCGCAGGCGGAGTTGTGCTGGGAGATTGATGAATTCTCCGGCACCAACGCAGGACTCGTCGTAGCGGAGCTCGAGTTGCCGCGCTTGGATGCGCACTTCGACAAACCCGAATGGCTTGGTCTTGAAGTCACCGATGCACCGCGCTACTACAATTTGATGCTGGCAGAGCGGCCGTATTCCGAATGGACTGCACAAGAGCAGGCCAACCCCTAA
- the rlmD gene encoding 23S rRNA (uracil(1939)-C(5))-methyltransferase RlmD, with amino-acid sequence MARNRIDKTPFPIHITGMSHDGRGVARREDGAHAGKAMFVSGALPGETVMVEQTKRSRQFDEGRTVEVLTASADRVEPRCPHFGVCSGCVLQHLDAGKQIGLKQQELLDNLQRIGHVTPKEVLAPLGDASWGYRRKGRFSVRHVLKKGKTLVGFRELDPRFVADIRECHTVIPEIGMKVGLLAELIDQLDARNDIPQVEFIAGDDTVALVFRHLNALSESDLEKLKAFGEREGFAIHLQPGGVSTVHALWPESSKLAYKLTPWNVELKFKPLDFIQVNRGLNEKMIANALDLLEPEPGERILDLFCGLGNFTLPLARVASEVVGVEGDAGLVQRAKENAARNALDNVQFYTADLATPLQGQGWIKQKFDRLLLDPARTGADGVLKQLPLDGLKRIVYVSCHPGSLARDAGWLVNEAGWTLMKAGVMDMFPHTAHVESIAVFEKLK; translated from the coding sequence GTGGCCCGCAACCGAATCGATAAAACGCCTTTTCCGATCCACATCACGGGCATGAGTCATGACGGGCGCGGTGTCGCCCGCCGAGAAGACGGCGCACACGCCGGTAAAGCCATGTTTGTGTCCGGCGCGCTGCCCGGCGAGACGGTGATGGTCGAACAGACCAAACGCTCGCGGCAGTTCGACGAAGGGCGCACCGTGGAGGTGTTGACCGCCTCGGCAGATCGCGTCGAGCCGCGTTGCCCGCATTTCGGTGTGTGCAGCGGTTGCGTTCTTCAACATTTGGATGCGGGGAAGCAAATCGGTTTGAAGCAGCAAGAGCTGCTCGACAATTTGCAACGCATCGGACACGTCACACCCAAGGAAGTCTTGGCGCCACTGGGAGACGCCAGCTGGGGCTATCGCCGAAAGGGGCGTTTCTCGGTGCGGCATGTGCTGAAGAAGGGCAAGACCCTGGTCGGCTTTCGCGAGCTCGATCCGCGATTCGTCGCCGACATTCGCGAATGTCATACCGTCATTCCCGAAATCGGCATGAAAGTCGGCCTGCTCGCCGAGCTGATCGATCAACTGGATGCCCGCAACGATATTCCGCAGGTTGAATTCATTGCCGGTGACGACACGGTGGCGCTGGTATTCCGGCACTTGAATGCATTGAGCGAAAGCGATCTCGAGAAGTTGAAGGCGTTCGGTGAACGGGAGGGCTTTGCCATCCATCTTCAACCGGGTGGTGTCTCAACGGTGCACGCGCTCTGGCCTGAGTCGTCCAAACTGGCCTATAAGCTGACGCCGTGGAACGTCGAGCTGAAATTCAAGCCGCTCGATTTCATCCAGGTCAATCGCGGTTTGAATGAAAAAATGATTGCCAACGCGCTCGATCTGCTTGAACCCGAACCCGGCGAGCGCATTTTGGATCTGTTCTGCGGTTTGGGGAATTTCACCTTGCCGTTGGCGCGCGTTGCCAGTGAAGTTGTCGGCGTCGAAGGTGACGCGGGTTTGGTCCAACGGGCCAAGGAAAACGCTGCGCGCAACGCCTTGGACAATGTGCAGTTCTACACGGCCGACTTGGCCACCCCGCTGCAAGGGCAGGGATGGATCAAGCAGAAATTCGATCGATTGTTATTGGATCCCGCACGTACCGGCGCCGACGGCGTGTTGAAGCAATTGCCGCTCGACGGTCTGAAGCGCATTGTCTATGTCAGCTGCCATCCGGGTTCGTTGGCGCGGGATGCCGGTTGGCTGGTCAACGAAGCGGGCTGGACCTTGATGAAAGCCGGCGTGATGGACATGTTCCCGCATACCGCGCATGTCGAATCCATCGCCGTCTTCGAGAAGTTGAAGTAA
- a CDS encoding YdbL family protein: MKSKWFLGTAPAIVLTACVTINVYFPAAEAKEAAKEFVEGVIGSDGKPVDQPASKPGGMSAFLQMQKRVDLWSVVGIGSAYAQSKPDITIRTPAIQSIQSRMASRFDSSLRAAFDAGALGFGADGMIVVRDADKLALKDRVAVNAAVADDNRDRKALYREVAVANDHPEWETQIRQVFARQWIDSARSGWWYQSGGSWKQK; the protein is encoded by the coding sequence ATGAAAAGCAAATGGTTTTTGGGTACCGCGCCGGCGATCGTTCTGACCGCATGTGTGACCATCAATGTGTATTTTCCCGCGGCAGAGGCAAAAGAGGCCGCCAAGGAATTCGTTGAAGGCGTGATTGGCAGTGATGGCAAACCGGTGGATCAGCCTGCGAGCAAGCCGGGCGGCATGTCGGCGTTTTTGCAAATGCAAAAGCGTGTCGACTTGTGGTCTGTTGTGGGCATCGGCAGCGCCTATGCGCAGTCCAAGCCCGATATCACCATCCGCACGCCCGCGATTCAATCCATCCAAAGCCGGATGGCTTCGCGATTCGATTCGAGCTTGCGTGCCGCGTTTGACGCCGGCGCATTGGGCTTTGGCGCGGACGGCATGATTGTCGTGCGCGACGCCGACAAGCTGGCGTTGAAAGATCGCGTGGCCGTGAACGCCGCCGTGGCAGATGACAACCGTGACCGCAAAGCGCTGTATCGGGAAGTCGCCGTCGCGAATGACCATCCGGAGTGGGAAACGCAAATCCGCCAAGTCTTCGCGCGCCAATGGATCGACAGTGCCCGCAGTGGCTGGTGGTATCAGTCGGGCGGTAGCTGGAAGCAAAAATAA